In Pseudoroseomonas cervicalis, the DNA window GCCGCGCACCTGGTGGCCGAGCTCGCGCATCAGCAAGGCGAGGTCGAGCGCGGTCACCGCCTCATCCTCCAGGATCACCACCTCGGCCCCGGCGGCGACGCGCAGCCCGGTCCAGCTGGCCGAGAGCGCCCGGCCGACCCAGCCGGCGCCGCGCCGCAGCACCCAGCCCACCTCCTCGGTGCCGAAGCCTTCCAGATGGTGCAGCAGCAGGGCCTGCCGCCGCTGCGCCGGCAGGCCCTGCAGCCGGCGGCGCAGCCATTGCCGGGCCAGCGCCTCGGGCAGCGCCTCCTCGGTCAGCGCGGCCTGGGCGCGCTGCGCCAGCGGGCCCAGCGCAGCCTCCAGCGCCGGCGCCGACGCCTCGGCCACGCGCAGCTGGTCGTGGAAGGCGCGGAACAGCAGCAGCCGCGGCGGCGTATCGGCGGGCGGGCCGCGCTCCATCTCGTCCAGCAGCTGGTGCAGCGCCGCCTCCATGGCGCGCTCGGCCAGCATCTGCGTCTCCACCGCCGCGCGGGCATAGCGGCGCAGCCGCAGCAGCAAGGCGCTGGCCTCCTCGAAGGTCAGCCTCATCCCCTCCTCCCCGGCCATGCGGCGCGATTCCGCATGTCCCGCGGGCACGATCCCGCGTGGAACCGGTTTTTCCAGTCGAGCCGGCCGCGAAAAATCGCTAAGCTCCCACAAGAATGCGTGAGGCTTCCTCGTGACCACCAAGAACGGCGCCGCCGCGCCCCCCTCGCAGGACGAGGCCAGCCCGGAGGGCGTGGCCGCTCCGGCGCCGCGCCAGACGCCGCCGCAGGCCGGGCAGCCGGGCGCCGGCGCGCCCGCGGCCCAGGCCGGGGCGCCCCCCGCCGGGCCGCCGGACGCGCCGCCCGAAGGCGCCGAAACGCCGGACGCCGCCCGCAAATGGATCGATGACCGGGTGCGCGAGGCCTATCACCAGGCCGAGCAGGAGCCGCTGCCCGCCCATCTCGTCGCCCTGCTGCGCCGGTTCCGCTCGCCATCCCACTGAGCCTTTCACCGCCGCACCCATGACCCGGGCGCCGCGTCGCGGCCGCCGGGCAGGGTCCATCGCCCGGGCCTGCCTGCCCGCGCTCCTGCCCTGCAACGCATCAGGCGGCGGCGGGATGCCGCCGCCCGCCCGCCCTGGGGGCGGCCCCGTCGCGCCGCCGCCGCCGCAGCTTCGCCGGAGTGTCACCCTTCCGCCACGCGCCTGACGCCATCGTGGGTCCAAAGCCTGCGACGCTTCATCGCGGAGTCACGGAATGCCCGACGCGTTGCCGTCCAACCCCCTGCCGCCCTCTCCCGCCCGCCACACCGCGAATGCGGCGCTGTTCCTGCGCCGCTGGATGGCCAACCCGCTGCAGATGGGCTCGATCGTCCCCTCCTCCCCCAGCCTCTGCCGCCGCATCGCCGAACGGGTGCAGCGCGGGCCGCAGGATTACGTGCTGGAGCTGGGCGCCGGCACCGGCGTGCTGTCCCGCGCCCTGCTGGAACAGGGCGTGCCGCCCGAACGGCTGGTGGTGGTGGAGATCGTGCCCGACATGGCCGCGCATCTGCGCCGCACCCTGCCCGGCGTGCGCGTGGTCTGCGGCGACGCCTTCGCCCTGGCCGATTGCATCCCGGCCGAGGCCCAGGGGGCGCATCGGCACCGCCATCTGCGGCATCCCGCTGGTGCTGCTGCCGCTGGAACGCCAGCGCGCCTTCCTCGACAGCGTCGAGAGCGTGGCACCGGGGCGCGGCTTCCTGCTCTACAGCTACTGCATCACCTCGCCCCTTCCCTGGCGGAAGCTCGGGCTGGCGGCGCGGCGCGAAGCCTGGACACCGCGCAATTTCCCGCCGGCCAGCGTCTGGCGCTACACGCCGGTGGCGTAGACACAAAAAAAGGCAGGGGGAAAAGTGTTCCCCCTGCACCCCCTTCCTTTCTGTCAGGGCCGGCCGCCGCTGGCGGCCGGCATCAGCCCTGCAACGGCACCAGCTGGGCACGGAACTGCGCGGCGCAGGCCTGCCAGGAGAAGCCCTCGGCGCGCGCCCGGCACGCGGCGCGGTCCATCGCCAGGGCGCGCAGACAGGCGGCGCGCAGATCCTCATCCAGCGCGCCCACCGGGGCATCGCCCAGCACGGTCAGCGGGCCGGCCTCCGGATAGGCCGCCACCGGCGTGCCGGCGGCCAGCGCCTCCAGCAGCACCAGCCCGAAGGTGTCGGTGCGCGAGGGGAAGACAAAGGCATCGGCCGAGGCATAGCAGGCGGCCAGCGCCTCGCCATGCCGGAAGCCGGTGAAATGCGCCGCCGGGAAGCGGCGCTGCAGGCTGGCGCGCAGCGGCCCGTCGCCCACCACCACCTTGCTGCCCGGCAGGTCGAGCGAGAGAAACGCCTCGATGTTCTTCTCCGCCGCCAGCCGCCCGGCATGCAGGAAGATCGGGCGCGGCAGGCCGGGGAAGGCCTGCGGCAGGTCGGGGCGGAACAGCGCCGTGTCGACGCCGCGCGACCAGTGGCGCAACCCGCCGAAACCCTGCGCCGACAGTTCCTGCCGCAGCGCCTCGGTCGCGACGAAGGTGCCGGCGCCGGCGGCGTGGAAGCGCCGCAGCACCGGCCAGGACAGGCGTGGCGACAGGCCGAACCGCGCCGCCAGGTAATCCGGGAAGCGGGTGTGGAAGGCGGTGGTGAAGCGCCAGCCCCGCGCCCGGCACAGCCCGCGCATCGCCCAGCCCAGCGGGCCCTCGGTCGCGATATGCACCGCCTCCGGCGCCGCCCGCTCGACCAGCGCGGCCAGCTTCCGGCGCGGGAACAGCGCCAGCCGCAGCCCGGGCTCGCCCGGCACCGGCAAGGCGGGGAAGCGGTCGGGGCCGATCACCTCGACCGTGTCGCCGCCCTCGCGCAGCGTCTCGGCCACCATGCCGAGGGTGCGCACCACGCCATTCACCTGCGGCGTCCAGGCATCGCTGACGATCAGCAGCCGCATCGCCCGCTGCCCCGCCCCCTGCCGCACCGGGATGTAGCCGCTGCCGTCAGGCATTGGCGGCGGCCACCGGCGCCGGCAGGGCGCGCGGCGCGCCATGGCGGCGGCGCTGCTCCGCCGCCCAGTCGATCAGCTCGAAGCGGCCATCATCATGCTCGACCAGGGCGGTGCAGCTCTCCACCCAGTCGCCATCATTCATGTAGAGGATGCCGTTCACCTGCCGCATCTCGGCATGGTGGATATGGCCGCAGATGACGCCATCGACGCCGCGGCGGCGGGCCTCCTCGGCCAGCGCCACCTCGAAGCGGTCGATCGCCTTCACCGCCTCCTTCACCTGGCGCTTCAGCCACTGGCTGAGCGACCAGTAAGGATAGCCCAGCCGCCGCCGCACCGCGTTGAACCAGCGGTTCAGCGCCAGCGCCGCGTCATAGGCCCAGTCGCCCAGATGCGCGAGCAGCGTGGCATAGCGCACCACGCTGTCGAACTCGTCGCCATGGATCAGCAGGAAGCGCCGCCCATCCGCCGCGACATGGATCGCCTCCCGCACCAGCGAGACCCCGGCGATCTCGAATTCCGGCCCGGCCCAGTCGCGGAACACCTCGTCATGATTGCCGGGGATGTAGGTGACGCGGG includes these proteins:
- a CDS encoding glycosyltransferase family 1 protein, with translation MRLLIVSDAWTPQVNGVVRTLGMVAETLREGGDTVEVIGPDRFPALPVPGEPGLRLALFPRRKLAALVERAAPEAVHIATEGPLGWAMRGLCRARGWRFTTAFHTRFPDYLAARFGLSPRLSWPVLRRFHAAGAGTFVATEALRQELSAQGFGGLRHWSRGVDTALFRPDLPQAFPGLPRPIFLHAGRLAAEKNIEAFLSLDLPGSKVVVGDGPLRASLQRRFPAAHFTGFRHGEALAACYASADAFVFPSRTDTFGLVLLEALAAGTPVAAYPEAGPLTVLGDAPVGALDEDLRAACLRALAMDRAACRARAEGFSWQACAAQFRAQLVPLQG
- a CDS encoding NepR family anti-sigma factor, with product MTTKNGAAAPPSQDEASPEGVAAPAPRQTPPQAGQPGAGAPAAQAGAPPAGPPDAPPEGAETPDAARKWIDDRVREAYHQAEQEPLPAHLVALLRRFRSPSH
- a CDS encoding sigma factor-like helix-turn-helix DNA-binding protein gives rise to the protein MRLTFEEASALLLRLRRYARAAVETQMLAERAMEAALHQLLDEMERGPPADTPPRLLLFRAFHDQLRVAEASAPALEAALGPLAQRAQAALTEEALPEALARQWLRRRLQGLPAQRRQALLLHHLEGFGTEEVGWVLRRGAGWVGRALSASWTGLRVAAGAEVVILEDEAVTALDLALLMRELGHQVRGIASTPREAELLLAGPPPDLILSDLQPRGIWLTPPPRVPIVYVTARPEAAPRPLRGEGPLRHTEAGAPVLVVAKPFSVSRLSMAVYDVLAAAARQRPAG